One genomic window of Medicago truncatula cultivar Jemalong A17 chromosome 1, MtrunA17r5.0-ANR, whole genome shotgun sequence includes the following:
- the LOC25482751 gene encoding alkane hydroxylase MAH1 translates to MFEYTTFFLAILFIIFYNIWRHNKNKIIPNWPIIGMVPSVLHNQSKIHDFVTLALKHHRGTFQFKGPWFTNIATFIITSDPMNVNHILSKKFSNYGKGSDFLEIFEILGVGIFNLDSKEWEQERALLHSLLKTKNFEIFYQQNIQKKLENCLLPFLDHASKEVKVLDLQDVLERFTFDISCTFFFGFDPNCLPYKCNELSDIAYEKAFSVLEDMVLRRHYIPKCIWKLQKWLQIGLEKKGKAARENLHQFLEKCITDYKGNEDVDESRYCLLKELMKERLGKGEMIDEKYIRDTAVNLFGAGNGTISSGLSWFFWLVSTHPIGEAKIIQEIKDNCLTQEENLINNLNVEKIDKLVYLHGAICETLRLYPPLAFQHKCAIKSDILPSGEHVGPNTKLIYSLYAMGRMQQIWGDDCLEFKPERWISARGGIINVPSYKFIAFNAGPRSCIGKDLSFVQMKMVAASLLWKFRIQVVEGHPVTLRTSIVVRMKHGLKVEVSKRCI, encoded by the coding sequence ATGTTTGAGtatactacattttttttagcaattctcttcatcatattttacaatatatggagacacaacaaaaataaaattataccaAACTGGCCAATCATTGGCATGGTACCATCTGTTTTGCATAACCAatccaaaattcatgattttgtaACCTTAGCTTTGAAACATCATAGAGGTACTTTTCAGTTTAAAGGACCTTGGTTCACAAATATTGCCACATTTATCATCACTAGTGATCCCATGAATGTGAACCACATCCTCAGCAAAAAATTCAGTAACTATGGGAAAGGATCTGATTTCCTTGAGATTTTTGAAATTCTCGGTGTTGGTATTTTCAATTTGGATTCCAAGGAATGGGAACAAGAAAGGGCACTACTTCATTCATTGCTCAAAACCAAAAACTTTGAGATattctatcaacaaaacattcAAAAGAAACTAGAGAATTGCCTATTACCATTTCTTGATCATGCATCCAAAGAAGTAAAAGTACTTGATTTACAAGATGTTCTTGAGAGGTTTACCTTTGATATTtcttgcacttttttttttggattcgaTCCTAATTGCCTTCCTTACAAGTGCAATGAGTTATCAGATATTGCTTATGAAAAAGCTTTTAGTGTACTTGAGGATATGGTATTGCGTAGACACTATATTCCGAAATGTATTTGGAAGCTACAAAAGTGGCTACAAATTGGTCTAGAGAAGAAGGGCAAGGCAGCTAGAGAAAATCTTCACCAATTCTTGGAGAAATGTATAACTGATTACAAAGGAAATGAAGATGTAGATGAATCTCGTTATTGCCTGCTAAAAGAACTAATGAAGGAAAGATTGGGAAAGGGGGAAATGATCGATGAGAAGTATATCAGAGACACTGCGGTAAATCTCTTCGGTGCAGGAAATGGAACAATTAGTTCAGGTCTAAGTTGGTTCTTTTGGCTTGTTTCAACTCATCCTATTGGGGAAGCGAAAATTATTCAAGAGATCAAAGATAATTGTCTAACACAAGAGGAgaatttaatcaataatttaaaCGTGGAAAAGATTGATAAGCTTGTTTACCTTCATGGAGCCATATGTGAAACCTTGAGGCTATATCCTCCTCTGGCATTTCAGCACAAGTGCGCTATCAAATCTGATATACTACCTAGTGGAGAACATGTTGGTCCAAATACAAAGTTGATATATTCTTTGTATGCAATGGGAAGGATGCAACAAATATGGGGAGATGATTGCTTGGAATTTAAGCCTGAAAGATGGATATCAGCTAGAGGAGGGATTATAAATGTACCGTCTTACAAGTTCATAGCTTTCAATGCAGGTCCTAGAAGTTGTATTGGGAAAGATCTTAGCTTCGTTCAAATGAAAATGGTTGCAGCTTCTTTGTTATGGAAGTTTCGCATACAGGTGGTGGAAGGTCACCCTGTAACGCTGAGAACTTCTATTGTCGTTCGCATGAAACACGGCTTAAAGGTCGAAGTCAGTAAAAGATGCATTTGA